The Neobacillus sp. PS3-34 genome has a window encoding:
- a CDS encoding DUF1054 domain-containing protein, protein MNFTGFTEDDFNVFTIDGLDARMDALKDKIRPKLNSLGEYFAPTLSVLTGDEMYIHVAKHARRTVNPPKDTWVAFASNPRGYKMLPHFQIGLWETHLFIWFAVIYESPQKQQIGEKLTKNINKFYKEIPGNFCWSSDHTKPDAVKHSELSKKELIALFQRMKTVKKSEILCGLQIDRDTVVKMGPSMLLQEIDNVFRKILPLYKMS, encoded by the coding sequence ATGAATTTTACAGGATTTACAGAAGATGATTTCAATGTGTTTACTATAGATGGACTAGATGCAAGAATGGATGCTCTAAAGGATAAGATTCGCCCCAAGCTAAACAGTTTGGGTGAATATTTTGCCCCTACTTTATCGGTTTTAACAGGAGATGAAATGTACATTCACGTTGCAAAGCATGCACGCCGTACTGTTAATCCCCCAAAGGATACTTGGGTTGCATTTGCAAGCAATCCCCGCGGGTATAAGATGCTGCCTCATTTTCAGATCGGCCTGTGGGAAACTCATTTATTCATTTGGTTTGCTGTCATTTATGAATCGCCACAGAAACAACAAATCGGAGAAAAGCTTACAAAAAATATAAATAAATTTTATAAGGAAATACCCGGAAATTTCTGCTGGTCAAGCGATCATACGAAACCTGATGCCGTTAAACACAGCGAGCTTTCAAAAAAAGAGTTAATTGCTCTTTTTCAGCGTATGAAAACGGTCAAAAAATCTGAAATTCTTTGTGGTTTGCAAATTGACCGGGATACTGTTGTCAAGATGGGCCCATCTATGCTCCTTCAGGAAATTGATAATGTGTTTAGAAAAATATTACCCCTTTATAAAATGTCATAA
- a CDS encoding nitronate monooxygenase family protein, with the protein MNWKTRVTELLNIKYPIIQGGLAHLAYSELAAAVSNAGGLGQITAMSLEGSEKLREEIQKVKQATNKPFGVNFAIGQHGRQYEDFLDVAIEENVPVITMTGGNPAPLFDQLKGVNVKKLVLVAARKQAIKAEQLGADAVMVVGQEGGGHLGREDIGTIVLIPSVIDSVSIPVIASGGIGDGRGLMAALSLGADGIEMGTRFIATKECAHASEAYKRLLIEGAETDTAVIKRSLGAPARAISNHWTNKILEIEGRKGGYEQLKSLISGQANKKLIYDGNLEEGFGWAGQVMGLIHDAPTVSELFQRMISEAESIRLKWGQN; encoded by the coding sequence ATGAATTGGAAAACAAGAGTGACAGAACTTTTAAATATTAAATATCCGATCATACAGGGAGGATTAGCGCATCTCGCGTATTCTGAGCTTGCTGCAGCCGTTTCTAATGCAGGAGGCCTGGGGCAAATAACAGCAATGTCGCTTGAGGGGTCAGAGAAGCTGAGAGAGGAGATTCAAAAGGTAAAGCAGGCAACAAATAAGCCTTTCGGGGTAAACTTTGCCATCGGACAGCATGGAAGGCAGTATGAGGATTTTCTCGATGTTGCAATAGAGGAAAATGTACCGGTAATTACGATGACCGGCGGCAATCCCGCACCTTTGTTTGATCAATTAAAGGGAGTGAATGTTAAAAAGCTGGTTCTAGTAGCAGCAAGAAAACAAGCTATAAAAGCGGAACAGCTTGGTGCTGATGCGGTTATGGTCGTCGGTCAAGAAGGAGGAGGGCATCTGGGGCGCGAAGATATTGGGACAATAGTGCTGATTCCGAGTGTGATTGATTCTGTTTCCATACCAGTAATTGCCTCTGGAGGCATCGGTGATGGGAGAGGATTGATGGCAGCCCTCAGCCTTGGTGCTGACGGTATTGAAATGGGTACAAGGTTTATTGCTACAAAGGAATGCGCCCATGCGAGCGAGGCATACAAGCGTTTGCTTATTGAAGGGGCGGAAACGGATACTGCTGTTATAAAAAGGTCACTGGGGGCACCTGCCCGAGCGATTTCAAATCATTGGACAAATAAAATTCTGGAAATCGAAGGGCGAAAGGGCGGATATGAGCAGCTGAAATCGTTAATTAGCGGACAGGCGAACAAAAAATTAATTTATGATGGGAATCTTGAAGAAGGCTTTGGGTGGGCAGGACAGGTTATGGGACTAATTCATGACGCGCCTACAGTCTCTGAACTTTTTCAAAGAATGATTTCAGAGGCGGAGAGTATCCGTTTAAAATGGGGTCAAAATTGA
- a CDS encoding UPF0223 family protein, which translates to MEYQYPIDYHWSTEEIVDVINFFQSIENAYEKGMGREELMAAYRRFKEIVPGKAEEKKLCDEFEDMSSYSAYRTIKKARESAANEKIVMK; encoded by the coding sequence ATGGAATATCAATATCCAATTGATTACCATTGGTCCACGGAAGAAATAGTGGACGTAATTAACTTTTTTCAGTCAATTGAAAATGCCTATGAAAAAGGCATGGGCAGGGAAGAACTGATGGCTGCTTACAGGCGTTTCAAGGAAATAGTACCCGGAAAAGCGGAAGAAAAAAAACTATGTGACGAATTTGAAGATATGAGCAGCTATTCAGCTTACAGGACAATAAAAAAGGCGAGAGAGTCAGCAGCCAATGAAAAGATCGTTATGAAATAA